One region of Monomorium pharaonis isolate MP-MQ-018 chromosome 11, ASM1337386v2, whole genome shotgun sequence genomic DNA includes:
- the LOC105837247 gene encoding protein crumbs isoform X3 produces MRARHVVAVLATLLAITQEAPQNVRHQNYEQYPREAYFNGSAFLKLNSFVSVHRHSGLSFRTCDPGRLFLQKYDDNSISLEVTPEGLLFVAVVEQQRYRARLNARLLDNNWHNVNLVFRVGNLTLNAAGHTQMVANATYNSAILTLPDYEMNNSLIVGEGFRGCILRGPGILFNGSVNHGAVFGPCPLDPTKECGTSGLGGGTGTPVATVPAKDFCHHEPCMMHGKCVSRQDRYECHCYARYSGNNCQIDNGSPCLSAPCRNGGTCNEDTRGDFSCNCKPGFTGSFCESQLGVRLCEQNPCRNDGICLALTDSEYKCQCQAGWTGKNCETNINECASNPCKNKGICIDGINNYTCRCNSTGYEGVNCDVDIDECQANPCLNNGECFDTYGTYTCACPKGFDGLNCELNLNECLSAPCANGGECVDNVGSYHCNCLPGFAGDNCELKRHCENAACPLNSICVEDAHGAQCVCNPGLMGNPPNCTVNYCASNPCANGGTCTSGRDNYNCTCPPEWKGKNCQIGVDECLSQPCQNGGTCIDRVNGYTCNCTKGFVGENCEREYDACFINPCQNNGTCTLMPRSKKEFVCECLHGFEGKVCDVNIDDCIGVECPDDKICVDGIAGYECKCHDGYRDPNCTLIVDHCVAKPCSNNSTCVDLGEHGFECKCTQGFQGQYCDLDINECTLHGSALCNNGICVNSPGSYDCFCRPGFSGDHCDINIDECLCGPCKNNATCIDGINMFQCLCQPGYTGKTCEVDVNECDSNPCHNGAQCVNGIASYTCMCPAGFLGSNCEINIDECESSPCMNQGTCIDDVNGYTCDCSDTGFEGPHCENNIDECLSQPCVNGGLCVDDIKIYKCQCYAGYTGKNCELDVNECESSPCQYNGTCLERSNKELYKSEALNLPAIFTQEFSYANASGYECLCVQGVTGKNCEVNINECDSNPCGPGTCMDRIGGYTCECDEGYEGDHCQHEIDECKRYTPCEHGLCTDAKADYFCTCEPEYGGKNCSVKLMGCQGNACQNGGTCWPYLVDETIHKFNCTCPNGYHGEVCDYVTTMSLSGSSYVLVNTTRDEGYDIQFRFRTTLPNGLLAIGRGVTIYILQLVNGKLNIHSSILNKWDGVFVGSGLNDSNWQKAFVAINATHLVLSANEEQTIYPISPNEGSNSSNHTSFPMTFVGGSHISSLSFLRRLSRLPSFTFFVGCMEDVVINGEWVYSGTTSKTVYMEDVEPGCPREAQCSQEHYPCKNGGHCTDRWRDFYCKCERPYLGHTCQYNMTAATFGYENITNGYVTVRVSDAVRRTVSSVVDISMFIRTRESYGDIFYLGTELDSPKPQEKTYIAAQLEGGELLVRIQFNGTEAYTVGGVKLNDGNNHLIQVVRNVTLVQVKINGTEYFRKTISATGDLNVTVLYLGGLPQTSRYIRQVDSRQMEVQQTPQINFKGIIQDVQISNGTRTMVVEFFPLKAQDIPALVQFGNVTFDPEKVLEGVVSDDVCVSNPCNHNGTCHISWNDFWCQCPRGYTGKTCQEMEFCQLQDCPTGSRCQNLDDGYECIANATFDGVSTVFTYAYGRATDDASDLPLDTIQITYRSNTGGTLLHMASHMGDQHFTVSVFRDTVTVSWRLDLENQGIVTFGKSQPDGNWTSLLIRLNNNSVECGYTNPTEEQPHVSPNFSFQLWYDLLVTGTVTLGGLSSNALSDRHTYLTIGPKNERRNGIEGNSVDYEHRLTTAMPPHSMMSGEPFKGCLGEVRIGSMLLHYFTYEEVYQNANFTPLEYLDLQGNDNATHRDSIGCQLCFDTDCKNDGYCFDKANSYVCECPAGYAEDDCSFNIDECVDNKCQNGATCVDGIANYTCVCKNGWQGWLCDSDINECVTLSPCQHEGVCVNLPGSFRCECPDRFTGELCESFRLITCENEPCKNGATCVDVPNPKTGDNFTCNCMPGYVGPVCDTPYCVEKKCQNGGRCDFPPLYINQIENNKVPKCTCPLGYSGMYCEINIDDCAPDPEGNVPCKNDGKCFDGVNNFVCDCQGTGYTGADCSIDVDECQDLGVDCGHGTCENLPGFYRCICNDGYCGNNCGMVNPCQEDFCHNGGTCECADDGGYMCRCTPDYSGQNCTEPGHNYLGSQALDIAVIVGPIVGFLFLIGIVSLVALFMMARKKRATRGTYSPSAQEFSNPRVEMDNVMKPPPEERLI; encoded by the exons TTCTGGCCACTCTGTTGGCTATCACTCAAGAAGCCCCCCAGAATGTCAGACATCAAAACTACGAGCAGTATCCTCGCGAGGCCTACTTTAACGGCTCGGCGTTCCTGAAATTGAACTCCTTCGTATCGGTGCACCGTCACAGCGGCCTCAGCTTCCGCACGTGCGATCCCGGTCGACTATTCTTACAAAAGTACGATGACAATTCGATCAGTCTCGAGGTGACACCCGAGGGACTACTCTTCGTGGCTGTGGTCGAGCAGCAGAGGTATCGAGCCAGACTGAACGCCAGGTTACTCGACAACAACTGGCATAACGTCAACCTGGTATTTAGGGTCGGCAATCTCACCCTAAATGCCGCAGGACATACTCAG ATGGTCGCGAATGCGACTTACAATTCCGCTATCCTGACACTTCCCGACTATGAGATGAACAATTCGCTCATAGTCGGCGAAGGGTTCAGAGGTTGCATCCTGCGAGGGCCCGGGATCCTCTTCAACGGCAGCGTCAATCACGGGGCCGTTTTCGGGCCCTGTCCGTTGGATCCTACCAAAGAAT GTGGAACGAGCGGTCTCGGGGGTGGCACAGGGACACCCGTCGCTACGGTACCCGCTAAGGATTTCTGCCACCACGAGCCATGCATGATGCATGGTAAATGCGTGTCGCGGCAGGATCGCTACGAGTGCCACTGTTACGCCCGATACTCCGGCAACAACTGCCAGATTGATAATG GCTCACCCTGTCTGAGCGCACCCTGTCGCAATGGTGGCACTTGCAATGAAGACACGCGCGGTGACTTTAGCTGCAACTGTAAGCCCGGCTTTACCGGTAGCTTCTGCGAATCTCAACTGGGAGTACGATTATGCGAGCAGAATCCATGTAGAAACGATGGCATTTGTCTGGCGCTAACAGATAGCGAGTACAAGTGCCAATGTCAGGCTGGCTGGACCGGAAAGAACTGTGAAACTAATATTAACGAATGCGCTTCGAATCCATGCAAGAACAAGGGGATTTGCATCGATGGGATCAATAATTACACTTGTAGATGCAACAGCACCGG TTACGAGGGCGTTAACTGCGACGTGGACATCGACGAGTGTCAGGCGAACCCGTGCCTGAACAACGGTGAATGCTTCGATACCTACGGTACCTACACCTGCGCCTGTCCGAAGGGCTTCGACGGCCTGAATTGCGAGCTCAATCTGAACGAGTGCTTGTCCGCGCCTTGTGCCAACGGTGGCGAATGCGTCGACAATGTGGGCAGTTATCACTGTAATTGCCTCCCAGGTTTCGCGGGAGACAATTGTGAACTTAAACGTCACTGCGAGAACGCGGCTTGTCCGCTTAACAGCATCTGCGTGGAGGACGCTCATGGGGCTCAGTGTGTCTGCAATCCCGGTTTAATGGGTAATCCGCCTAATTGCACAGTCAACTATTGCGCCAGCAACCCCTGCGCCAACGGCGGCACTTGTACCAGCGGCAGAGATAATTACAACTGCACCTGCCCCCCTGAATGGAAAG GAAAGAATTGTCAGATCGGTGTTGATGAGTGCCTATCACAACCATGTCAGAATGGCGGTACCTGCATTGACCGTGTCAACGGATACACTTGCAACTGCACCAAAGGCTTCGTGGGTGAAAATTGCGAACGGGAATACGATGCCTGCTTCATAAATCCTTGTCAGAACAACGGCACGTGTACGCTGATGCCAAGATCGAAGAAAGAATTCGTTTGCGAATGTCTGCACGGTTTTGAGGGCAAg gTGTGCGACGTGAATATTGACGATTGCATCGGCGTAGAATGCCCGGATGACAAGATTTGCGTTGACGGTATCGCCGGTTACGAATGCAAATGCCACGATGGCTACAGAGATCCTAATTGCACGCTGATTGTAGATCACTGTGTCGCAAAACCGTGCAGCAACAATAGCACGTGCGTTGATCTTGGCGAGCACGGCTTTGAGTGCAAATGCACTCAAGGCTTTCAAG GCCAGTATTGCGACCTCGATATAAACGAGTGCACGTTACACGGCAGTGCCCTGTGCAACAACGGGATCTGCGTTAATTCTCCGGGTAGCTACGACTGCTTCTGCCGGCCCGGTTTCTCTGGCGATCATTGTGACATTAACATCGACGAGTGTCTGTGCGGCCCTTGCAAGAATAACGCTACCTGCATCGACGGGATCAACATGTTTCAGTGTCTGTGCCAGCCCGGTTACACCGGCAAGACCTGCGAGGTGGACGTGAACGAGTGCGACAGCAACCCGTGCCACAACGGCGCGCAATGTGTGAACGGTATAGCGTCATACACGTGCATGTGTCCGGCGGGCTTCCTCGGCTCCAATTGCGAGATCAATATTGACGAATGCGAATCGTCACCTTGCATGAATCAAGGAACGTGCATCGACGACGTAAACGGTTACACTTGTGACTGCAGCGATACAGGTTTCGAG GGTCCACATTGCGAGAATAATATAGACGAATGCCTGTCGCAACCGTGTGTAAATGGCGGATTGTGCGTGGACGACATCAAGATTTATAAGTGCCAATGCTATGCCGGCTACACTGGTAAGAATTGCGAATTGGATGTAAACGAATGCGAGAGCTCGCCCTGCCAGTACAATGGCACTTGCCTCGAGCGATCAAATAAAGAACTTTACAAGAGTGAGGCCTTAAATTTACCCGCGATCTTCACTCAGGAGTTCAGTTACGCCAATGCCAGCGG ATATGAGTGCCTCTGCGTGCAAGGTGTCACCGGCAAGAACTGCGAGGTGAATATCAACGAGTGTGACAGCAATCCTTGCGGTCCAGGCACCTGTATGGATCGCATCGGCGGTTACACTTGCGAGTGTGACGAGGGCTACGAAGGGGATCACTGCCAGCATGAGATCGACGAGTGCAAACGATACACTCCCTGCGAGCACGGGTTATGCACCGACGCCAAAGCCGACTACTTTTGCACCTGCGAGCCGGAGTACGGTGGCAAAAACTGCTCAGTAAAGCTGATGGGCTGTCAGGGCAATGCCTGCCAGAACGGCGGCACTTGCTGGCCGTATCTGGTCGATGAGACCATCCACAAGTTTAACTGCACCTGTCCCAATGGCTACCACGGCGAGGTCTGCGATTAC GTGACGACGATGTCTCTGAGCGGCAGCTCCTACGTCCTGGTAAACACCACACGTGACGAAGGCTATGATATCCAATTTCGCTTCAGGACCACACTGCCGAATGGCCTCTTAGCGATCGGTAGAGGTGTGACCATTTATATTCTTCAGCTGGTGAACGGCAAACTCAACATACACTCTAGTATATTGAACAAATGGGACGGAGTCTTCGTCGGTAGTGGACTCAACGACTCCAACTGGCAGAAGGCTTTCGTAGCGATTAACGCGACTCATCTCGTCCTTTCGGCCAACGAGGAACAGACTATCTATCCTATCAGTCCCAATGAAGGCTCCAACTCTTCAAACCATACGTCCTTCCCCATGACTTTTGTGGGCGGCAGTCACATCAGCTCTCTGAGCTTTCTGAGAAGATTATCCCGCCTACCTTCATTCACTTTTTTCGTTGGCTGCATGGAAGATGTGGTCATCAACGGCGAATGG GTCTACTCTGGCACTACGTCGAAAACTGTATACATGGAGGATGTGGAACCGGGCTGTCCTCGCGAGGCTCAATGCTCGCAGGAGCATTATCCTTGTAAGAACGGTGGTCACTGTACCGATCGTTGGCGCGACTTTTATTGCAAATGCGAGCGGCCTTATCTTGGTCACACCTGTCAGTACAACATGACAGCCGCCACCTTCGGATATGAGAATATCACGAACGGCTACGTGACCGTGAGAGTCAGTGACGCGGTCAGACGTACCGTCAGCTCGGTCGTCGATATCTCCATGTTCATCCGCACGCGAGAAAGCTATGGCGATATCTTCTATCTGGGCACGGAACTGGACTCCCCGAAGCCGCAGGAAAAGACCTACATAGCAGCGCAGTTGGAGGGCGGAGAATTGCTGGTCAGGATTCAATTTAATGGCACGGAAGCTTATACCGTCGGCGGCGTGAAGCTCAACGATGGAAACAACCATCTGATCCAGGTGGTGAGAAACGTCACTCTCGTCCAAGTGAAAATCAACGGTACCGAGTATTTCCGCAAAACCATTAGCGCCACGGGAGACCTGAACGTGACTGTCCTTTATCTGGGAGGATTACCGCAAACGTCGCGGTACATCCGCCAAGTTGATAGCAGGCAGATGGAAGTGCAGCAAACACCGCAAATCAATTTCAAGGGCATCATCCAAGATGTGCAGATATCGAACGGCACGAGAACGATGGTCGTGGAGTTTTTCCCGCTAAAG GCTCAAGACATTCCCGCACTTGTTCAATTCGGCAACGTCACCTTCGATCCTGAAAAGGTCCTCGAGGGCGTGGTATCGGACGACGTGTGCGTGAGCAACCCGTGCAACCACAATGGCACGTGTCACATATCGTGGAACGACTTTTGGTGTCAGTGTCCGCGCGGATACACCGGCAAAACTTGCCAGGAGATGGAGTTCTGTCAATTGCAAGACTGTCCAACGGGTTCGCGCTGTCAGAATCTCGACGACGGCTACGAGTGCATTGCCAATGCGACCTTCGACGGTGTCTCCACCGTCTTCACGTACGCTTACGGTCGCGCCACGGATGACGCCAGTGACCTGCCGCTCGACACCATTCAGATTACCTATCGCTCCAACACTGGCGGCACGTTGCTTCATATGGCGTCCCACATGGGTGATCAACATTTCACTGTCTCCGTCTTTAGGGACACCGTCACCGTGTCCTGGCGACTCGATTTGGAGAACCAGGGTATCGTCACCTTCGGCAAAAGCCAACCAGACGGAAACTGGACCTCGCTTCTTATCAGACTGAACAATAATTCTGTGGAGTGTGGTTACACAAATCCCACTGAAGAACAGCCTCATGTGAGTCCTAACTTCAGCTTTCAGCTGTGGTACGATCTGCTAGTGACAGGAACGGTCACCCTCGGTGGACTTTCCTCCAACGCCTTATCCGACAGGCACACTTACCTTACCATTGGACCGAAAAACGAGAGGAGAAACGGAATTGAAGGCAACAGTGTGGATTATGAGCACAGACTGACAACTGCAATGCCCCCGCACAGTATGATGTCCG GAGAACCGTTTAAGGGCTGCCTCGGCGAGGTACGTATCGGCAGCATGTTGCTGCACTACTTCACGTACGAAGAAGTTTATCAGAATGCGAACTTCACCCCGCTGGAGTACCTAGATCTACAGGGTAATGATAACGCCACCCATCGCGACAGCATCGGCTGCCAGTTGTGCTTCGACACAGACTGTAAGAACGACGGTTATTGCTTCGATAAGGCCAACAGCTACGTATGCGAGTGCCCGGCGGGTTACGCCGAGGACGACTGTTCGTTCAACATCGACGAGTGTGTCGACAACAAGTGCCAGAACGGCGCGACTTGCGTCGACGGTATCGCCAATTATACCTGCGTGTGCAAGAACGGTTGGCAGGGATGGCT ATGCGATAGCGACATCAACGAGTGCGTAACGTTGAGCCCGTGTCAACACGAAGGTGTATGCGTGAATCTGCCAGGCTCGTTCAGATGCGAGTGCCCTGATCGATTCACCGGTGAATTGTGCGAAAGCTTCCGGCTAATCACCTGCGAGAACGAGCCGTGCAAGAACGGTGCGACCTGTGTAGACGTGCCGAATCCGAAGACAGGTGACAACTTCACCTGCAACTGCATGCCCGGCTATGTCGGCCCGGTCTGTGACACGCCCTATTGCGTTGAAAAAAAGTGCCAAAATGGGGGCAGATGCGACTTTCCTCCCTTATATATAAACCAG atagaaaataataaagtgcCGAAGTGCACTTGCCCTCTCGGTTACTCCGGCATGTACTGCGAGATTAACATTGATGACTGTGCACCGGATCCTGAGGGCAACGTACCCTGCAAGAACGACGGCAAGTGTTTCGACGGAGTGAACAACTTCGTGTGCGACTGCCAAGGTACCGGATACACCGGAGCTGATTGTTCCATCGACGTGGATGAATGTCAGGATTTGGGGGTCGATTGCGGGCACGGTACCTGCGAGAATCTACCTGGTTTCTATCGGTGTATTTGCAACGACGGTTATTGCGGCAATAATTGCGGCATGGTGAATCCCTGCCAGGAG GACTTCTGCCACAACGGTGGTACATGCGAATGCGCTGATGATGGTGGATACATGTGTCGATGCACTCCTGACTATTCTGGACAAAATTGTACAGAG ccGGGACATAACTACTTAGGCAGCCAAGCCCTCGACATAGCGGTAATTGTAGGCCCGATTGTAGGCTTTCTCTTCCTGATTGGCATTGTATCCCTTGTAGCACTTTTCATGATGGCAAGGAAGAAACGTGCAACACGTGGCACGTATAGTCCGAGTGCTCAGGAATTCAGCAATCCGAGAGTGGAAATGGATAATGTGATGAAGCCTCCACCAGAGGAAAGATTGATATAA